A part of Drosophila ananassae strain 14024-0371.13 chromosome 2R, ASM1763931v2, whole genome shotgun sequence genomic DNA contains:
- the LOC6507249 gene encoding tudor domain-containing protein 3, whose translation MELGKKLRESGWYFTDEGLKVLSTAVGCEEPRKIIDEALNRDIRDIGGGALPTKREDASVPGRIVLQVQRIRNISAPKANEESKAAPRLLQLDLSDGQTSIQGLELEPVPQLSLNVAPGTKIYFKAEKLQLIQGFVVLRSAEVQILGGRVDALYEKWDLARTMLRYARSGRPLSGTSAPPPWVAFGKKIDSTADRNFKSLGSSGDKEKPVKENDEFNAMRNEAIAEATKAGGKKVFGGGGQNIVDHNIKKILDKGFTEDEARSALHATRNNLERALFNLKRRKEAGGVGPIEAMGRPGRGERAGREGKRGASSKDEAEAPKPAANATLFDFLTTKLPASEAPAPSVPETFASTPAAPNTASHYNPFKQYGSSRFGEPDSKPSLGGGGGKFGDRSRFENNVSSSFAAHRGGHGGSSRGGGRNRGGGKDERPPRDEKPHREERQPREERPPREERPPREERPPRDRGGAFNERVSGRHKAEQSTGKATNRNGVDNPPGKSATEVKTEPEATNGKDQAGNRRGSDRGSNRSGSSRGENGNANGNRRKQQGGSSGSVPGAAKSGEDFSARLTKVTEETANLKVSSAPKRENRRRQGQGNRQGGAATGSDPQQQQQPAAQVPAQKSNQKNQQTQQQNHQHHNHRHNSQSNYSQLPNGYTYDPSKIMGFQSKEANEFAMSLLKSQGVGVAAQQQQQQQQQQEQLQKLQAATFVSAPGPAPAPTNAHPHPHHAPAISGPQAAPRDHFGMSPGDAWMWKKGDLCMAKYWDDGRYYEAEITGVSEKTCVVFFLGYGNHEEVLKLDILPITDAQNRPLSNAPQYPMQNQQAPPAHPHSRFRGDRQAQQQQVYVPPHKREH comes from the exons ATGGAATTAGGCAAGAAACTACGAGAAAGTGGCTG GTACTTTACGGATGAGGGCCTTAAAGTGCTGTCAACGGCAGTGGGATGTGAGGAGCCCCGCAAAATTATTGATGAGGCGCTGAAC CGAGATATACGCGACATAGGCGGCGGAGCACTGCCTACAAAACGAGAGGATGCCTCAGTGCCGGGTCGGATTGTCCTGCAGGTCCAGAGAATCCGAAACATATCTGCCCCCAAGGCGAATGAGGAGTCGAAGGCGGCGCCCCGCCTTCTGCAGCTTGATCTGAGCGATGGCCAGACATCTATACAAGGCCTGGAGTTAGAGCCGGTGCCACAGCTGAGTCTGAATGTCGCGCCCGGCACCAAGATCTATTTCAAGGCTGAGAAGCTTCAGTTGATCCAGGGATTCGTGGTGCTGCGCTCCGCGGAAGTCCAGATTCTGGGAGGCCGCGTTGATGCGCTTTACGAGAAGTGGGATCTGGCCAGGACCATGCTTAGGTACGCCCGCAGCGGCCGCCCATTGAGTGGCACTTCAGCTCCTCCGCCGTGGGTggcttttggaaaaaaaatcgacTCCACAGCGGACAGGAACTTCAAGAGTCTGGGCTCCTCCGGCGACAAGGAGAAGCCCGTTAAGGAGAACGACGAGTTCAATGCCATGCGGAACGAAGCCATCGCCGAGGCCACCAAGGCGGGTGGCAAGAAGGTATTCGGCGGCGGTGGACAGAACATTGTGGATCACAACATCAAGAAGATTCTTGATAAGGGCTTCACGGAGGATGAGGCCCGCAGTGCCTTGCACGCAACAAGAAATAACCTGGAGCGTGCCCTTTTCAACCTGAAGAGGCGCAAGGAGGCTGGCGGCGTAGGACCCATAGAGGCCATGGGACGTCCTGGGCGTGGAGAGCGTGCTGGTAGGGAGGGGAAGCGAGGAGCCAGCAGCAAGGACGAGGCAGAAGCGCCAAAGCCTGCAGCGAACGCCACGCTTTTTGATTTCCTTACCACCAAGCTACCAGCCTCCGAGGCACCAGCCCCAAGTGTTCCCGAGACCTTCGCCTCGACTCCAGCGGCGCCAAACACTGCCAGTCATTATAATCCCTTCAAGCAATACGGCAGCTCCAGGTTCGGCGAACCAGACAGTAAGCCATCTCTTGGCGGAGGAGGTGGAAAGTTTGGCGATCGTTCGAGGTTCGAGAACAACGTATCGAGCAGTTTTGCAGCCCACCGTGGTGGCCATGGTGGATCGTCGAGGGGCGGAGGACGCAATCGAGGTGGCGGCAAGGATGAACGGCCACCGAGGGACGAAAAACCGCACAGGGAAGAGAGGCAACCGAGGGAGGAGCGACCGCCAAGGGAAGAGAGGCCTCCCAGGGAGGAGCGCCCGCCAAGGGATCGTGGTGGTGCCTTTAACGAACGTGTGTCTGGACGTCACAAGGCGGAACAGTCGACCGGGAAGGCCACGAATCGCAATGGCGTCGATAATCCTCCCGGCAAGAGTGCCACCGAGGTAAAAACAGAGCCGGAAGCAACCAATGGAAAGGATCAGGCCGGGAATAGGCGAGGCAGCGATCGGGGCAGCAACCGTAGTGGGTCCAGTCGAGGCGAGAATGGCAATGCCAACGGAAACCGGCGTAAGCAGCAGGGAGGCAGCTCCGGATCCGTACCAGGCGCCGCCAAGTCAGGAGAGGATTTCAGTGCTCGCCTCACCAAAGTCACCGAGGAGACGGCCAATCTCAAGGTGAGCAGTGCTCCCAAGCGCGAGAATCGCCGCCGGCAGGGTCAGGGCAATCGCCAGGGAGGAGCGGCCACAGGATCAGACcctcagcaacagcagcagccggcAGCTCAGGTGCCAGCGCAAAAGTCTAATCAGAAGAACCAGCAGACGCAGCAGCAGAACCATCAACATCACAATCACCGTCATAATTCTCAGAGCAATTACAGTCAGTTGCCAAACGGATATACCTACGATCCCAGCAAGATCATGGGTTTCCAAAGCAAGGAGGCTAACGAGTTCGCCATGAGCCTGCTCAAGAGTCAGGGCGTGGGAGTGGCCgctcagcaacaacaacaacaacaacagcagcaggagcagctgcAAAAACTTCAAGCGGCGACATTTGTTTCGGCTCCAggtccagctccagctcccaCTAACGcccatcctcatcctcatcatGCTCCGGCTATATCTGGGCCGCAGGCCGCTCCCCGGGATCACTTTGGTATGTCGCCCGGCGATGCCTGGATGTGGAAGAAGGGGGACTTGTGCATGGCCAAGTACTGGGACGATGGCAGG TATTATGAGGCTGAGATCACGGGAGTTTCGGAGAAAACTTGCGTGGTCTTCTTTTTGGGATATGGCAACCACGAGGAGGTCCTGAAGCTGGACATTCTTCCCATCACGGACGCCCAGAACAGGCCGCTCAGCAACGCTCCACAGTATCCCATGCAGAACCAGCAGGCGCCGCCGGCGCATCCTCATTCGCGCTTTCGCGGCGATCGCCAGGCCCAGCAACAGCAGGTCTATGTGCCGCCCCACAAGCGGGAGCATTGA
- the LOC6507805 gene encoding H/ACA ribonucleoprotein complex subunit 2-like protein has translation MVKVKVERSEDADTSVQVSGDVSIKEEETYDDKLLFVNSIAKPMAGKKLAKKCYKLVKKAMKHKTFLRNGLKDVQTRIRKGETGICIFAGDVTPVEIMCHLPAVCEEKGIPYAYTPSRSDLGAAMGVKRGTVALLIRQNDDYKDLYDEVKEELSGLNIPV, from the exons atGGTTAAGGTTAAAGTAGAGCGATCTGAAGATGCCGACACCTCTGTCCAGGTTAGCGGAGACGTTTCGATCAAGGAGGAGGAGACCTACGACGACAAATTGCTGTTCGTGAACTCCATCGCCAAACCCATGGCAGGCAAAAAACTGGCCAAGAAGTGCTACAAACTGGTCAAAAAGGCGATGAAGCACAAGACCTTTTTGAGAAATGGCCTCAAGGATGTGCAGACTCGCATTCGCAAAGGCGAAACTGG AATTTGCATCTTTGCTGGCGATGTGACTCCCGTGGAGATTATGTGCCACTTGCCGGCTGTTTGTGAAGAGAAGGGAATTCCCTATGCCTACACGCCGAGCAGGTCGGACCTGGGAGCTGCCATGGGCGTGAAAAGGGGTACAGTTGCCCTGCTGATCCGCCAGAACGATGACTACAAGGACCTGTACGATGAGGTCAAGGAGGAGCTCTCCGGATTGAATATTCCTGTCTAA
- the LOC6507250 gene encoding probable helicase with zinc finger domain — MAAEKEMQAHDMVRRRSWARAVALYDQLITPTPGGSSAQGGSATGSSAGGLGTGTRAQKDQQIACLLGRCECLLEMGKFEGCLADAYKVLTLLSEQTECLASVSRARRWLVHALFKMHKYGDAEIFLSKWINELSGQQIYSDISKTLERYKSIIQMIMNGQHKSQAQKIPHARLEDEMAILDTKLDHWATNNLPLDKYSKLLSNKGLKKREQQQQQQQQQHQQQQQQQQQQQQNGNGIGGNYPSSSSSSSTGSSSTMSSSSTSLYKTNDLLAAMKLTAGKHPPGEGSVTGSGSDQGDQTTPSTTCSYCAITFQTRNELRQHCQTEAHQKVIMSDEGRDWKWRPPPRGYTLDTYSLCETFSEAHTCHYGAQCVEAHGQDELNEWKERFEYRRMRVQKACEKELYGKSYTEQVLERWIQATAPERVMCERVPDMEAHCEQQLVTSISSKTSKREWLFQLETKKPLKAVALLQDAHRNHFALKSIKQSKPTESAMELKSDQEWVSGGSSAPAEAAGEEAATLTHEITVEFHTEIYGTFRQAICFDVGQEPLLVRHLCVDVLPVNDAEKIEEIKRDIINSSATRWDVANTQLTRFETTIGTHLKTEAYLSDLEHERELLERYPCPRAATFTLTQSTILEKRLTQNNYRSRTHELLNVEEIARYEQIARYNVRTRLTVASNYILTPAGMATSTAKYSLAGELFALMRLGKDISEDTSPGRLILSNCSSVYISKPEGTESKADQLRPVYEALIEDKGKNVIYLKLSAKCVEAMALQADTELDVDIQFQLNRMPYCEWHNAVDKITDFRLIFPATELEPSIPWTPKKQWADACEPKLNAKQREAVNAITTALSIKLPPILLIGPFGTGKTYTLAQAIKQLLAQPEAKILICTHSNSAADLYIKEYLHPWIEEGLEEATPLRVYYHKRWSATVNSVVQKYCITDGVGNFKRPSVEDIMRHRIVVVTLSISMELATLGLPKGLFTHIFLDEAAQAMECEAIMPLALANDSTRIVLAGDHMQMSPELFSAFAKERKLHISLLERLYDHYPSNFPCKILLCENYRAHEAIIRFTSELFYEQKLVASGKQPKHERFYPLTFFTTRGEDVQDKNSTAFYNNAEVYEVVERVSELRKRWPSAWGKLNDTSIGIMTPYADQVFRIRSELRKRRMGGISVERVLNVQGKQFRAVFLSTVRTRRTCMPQGSGPGAASSASIGDADTDYGFLSNSKLLNTAITRAQSLVAVVGDPVALCSIGRCRKVWERFIEICDEHKSLFGLTWSNLRSQLDGVELKRGYVLNPLAPEFVPRSLQPEAYLREQAALYLNGPQHGHGGHGPPGPPAHFATAAGMLGPGPAAAAHQMNQMAAAMAANHMYSMMAAAAVGGKIGNGPGPGAGPGGPGSGPPPHFGSGGGGGGGGGGHMGMRGPPPQAPHLRGMPAGGPPPSQPPGGGAGGGGPPPPPYGQYPAMQHWRPPQQGQNQGPGPGQQPQNPNASLWGPPPQTNPWSALPPNKQPQQPPPPPVSNAGRGPPLNANPSLPLRGGSVPPPPPNASAAAQLLRNPSELGYLAKKTLYNHGQAPPHHGLYGLGPPPNPSQQQQQAQPMGGGMQRGSSVPNGPMSPMENGPPPYLRHNGSGYNPGGPPPPPSQQQQPPGPNHFMYAGKQPSPSSMRFQELLPPNVSIYEMAFNPKEEQYKWYLKLLETVGQDGANKFADMLRQVMATLQQQQQQQQQQHKPPQQPMVNNPMLNNPHVQRPQYPMMYPQQQQQQQPQQSVDASPPLENFNQQIDLVFNSIMNGGNDIAQPILRDVLGMVAGSTGNPNGPPMSNGLNGADLQQQQQQSRLFAMMQQQQQQQQQQQQQQQQQQQQGKPPQGPGGPAPPGPLYPNHMGGPGLHQPPPPNGSGNSLGGVGNSNFMGNAGSALLNDKPFNNLNMHNNLAASGVGGLGIGGGGVGGHNGGHNNNNNGLLSNGNSSVPLYRRQALAGNGIGGGNSYNNMPGLNSGTNLIEALFQANNSLVDHGIKSSDHMHGVLFNNFNALKGGHDVDLFQANNPHADGASNHHQQSGSSSATTYAAVLSGGGGPAGPSPGQSQQAGGVIGGAGGAVGKSGQSVGGGGGGGDLLEKDPFAAIRELGQATTGFYNYFQ; from the exons ATGGCCGCCGAAAAGGAGATGCAGGCCCACGACATGGTCCGCCGACGGAGCTGGGCCCGGGCCGTCGCTCTCTACGACCAGCTCATCACCCCCACACCGGGAGGATCGAGTGCCCAAGGAGGATCGGCAACTGGGTCCAGTGCCGGCGGCCTGGGAACGGGGACGCGGGCGCAAAAAGACCAACAGATCGCCTGCCTACTGGGACGCTGTGAATGCCTCCTGGAGATGGGGAAGTTCGAGGGCTGCTTGGCTGACGCCTACAAGGTGCTGACCCTTCTCTCCGAGCAGACTGAGTGCCTGGCCAGTGTCTCCCGAGCACGCCGCTGGCTCGTCCACGCCCTCTTCAAGATGCACAAATACGGG GATGCTGAGATCTTCCTTAGCAAGTGGATCAACGAGCTAAGCGGCCAACAGATATACTCGGACATATCGAAGACCCTGGAGCGGTACAAGTCCATCATACAGATGATCATGAACGGCCAGCACAAGTCGCAGGCCCAGAAGATCCCGCACGCACGTCTCGAAGACGAAATGGCCATACTGGACACGAAGCTGGATCACTGGGCCACCAACAATCTGCCACTGGACAAGTACAGCAAGTTGCTCAGCAACAAGGGTCTCAAGAAGcgggagcagcagcaacaacagcagcagcagcaacaccaacagcagcaacaacaacagcagcagcagcagcagaatgGCAACGGCATCGGTGGCAACTATCcaagtagcagcagcagctccagcaccggcagcagcagcaccatgTCCAGCTCCAGCACGAGTCTCTACAAGACAAACGATCTGCTGGCTGCCATGAAGCTAACCGCCGGCAAGCACCCGCCTGGCGAGGGATCTGTCACGGGATCTGGCTCGGATCAAGGCGATCAGACGACGCCCTCGACCACCTGTAGCTACTGCGCCATTACTTTCCAGACGAGAAACGAGCTGCGCCAGCACTGCCAGACGGAGGCCCACCAGAAGGTTATAATGAGCGATGAGG GCCGCGACTGGAAGTGGCGACCCCCGCCCCGAGGCTACACCCTGGACACCTACTCCCTGTGCGAGACGTTTAGCGAGGCGCACACCTGCCACTATGGGGCGCAGTGCGTGGAGGCCCACGGCCAGGACGAGCTGAACGAGTGGAAGGAGCGCTTCGAATACCGGCGGATGCGCGTTCAGAAGGCCTGCGAAAAGGAGCTGTACGGCAAGTCGTACACGGAGCAGGTGCTGGAGCGATGGATACAGGCGACGGCGCCGGAACGGGTGATGTGCGAACGAGTGCCGGACATGGAGGCGCACTGCGAGCAGCAGCTGGTGACCAGCATCAGTTCGAAAACCTCAAAGCGGGAGTGGCTCTTCCAGCTGGAGACCAAGAAGCCGCTGAAGGCTGTGGCCCTTCTGCAGGATGCCCATCGCAACCACTTCGCCCTGAAGAGCATCAAACAGAGCAAGCCCACGGAGTCTGCCATGGAGCTGAAGTCTGACCAGGAATGGGTGTCAGGAGGTTCTTCCGCTCCGGCAGAAGCCGCTGGCGAGGAGGCTGCCACGCTAACCCACGAGATTACGGTGGAGTTCCACACGGAGATCTACGGCACATTTCGGCAGGCCATCTGCTTCGACGTGGGTCAGGAGCCCCTGCTGGTCCGCCATCTCTGCGTGGATGTGTTGCCCGTGAACGATGCCGAGAAGATCGAGGAGATCAAGCGGGACATCATCAACAGCTCGGCCACGCGCTGGGATGTCGCCAACACGCAGTTGACGCGCTTCGAGACCACCATCGGCACGCACCTGAAAACCGAAGCGTATCTGAGCGATCTCGAGCACGAACGGGAGCTGTTGGAGCGGTATCCATGCCCCCGGGCAGCCACCTTCACCCTGACGCAGTCCACCATCCTGGAGAAGCGGTTGACACAGAACAACTACCGCTCCCGCACCCACGAGCTGCTCAACGTGGAGGAGATCGCCCGCTACGAACAGATAGCCAGGTACAATGTGAGAACCAGGCTGACGGTGGCTTCCAACTACATCCTGACGCCGGCCGGGATGGCCACCAGCACGGCCAAGTACTCTCTGGCCGGCGAGCTGTTCGCTCTGATGCGTCTGGGCAAGGACATCTCCGAGGACACGTCCCCCGGCCGTCTCATTCTGTCGAACTGCAGCAGCGTGTACATCTCCAAGCCCGAGGGCACAGAGTCCAAGGCGGATCAGCTGCGTCCCGTCTACGAGGCGCTCATCGAGGACAAGGGAAAGAATGTCATCTACCTGAAGCTCTCGGCCAAGTGCGTGGAGGCGATGGCTCTGCAGGCGGACACGGAGCTGGACGTGGACATACAGTTCCAGCTAAATCGGATGCCCTACTGCGAGTGGCACAACGCGGTGGACAAGATCACCGACTTCCGGCTCATATTCCCCGCCACGGAGCTGGAGCCGAGTATTCCGTGGACGCCCAAGAAGCAGTGGGCGGATGCCTGTGAGCCGAAGCTGAATGCCAAGCAGAGGGAGGCGGTGAACGCCATCACCACGGCACTGAGCATCAAGCTGCCGCCGATTCTGCTGATTGGTCCCTTTGGAACTGGGAAGACGTACACCCTGGCGCAGGCAATTAAGCAACTGCTGGCCCAGCCAGAGGCCAAGATCCTGATCTGCACGCACTCCAACTCGGCTGCCGATTTGTACATCAAGGAGTACCTGCATCCGTGGATCGAAGAGGGCCTCGAGGAGGCCACACCGCTGCGAGTCTACTACCACAAGAGGTGGTCGGCCACCGTGAACAGTGTGGTCCAGAAGTACTGCATCACCGACGGCGTCGGTAACTTCAAGCGGCCGAGCGTTGAGGATATCATGCGGCACAGGATCGTGGTGGTGACACTGAGCATCAGCATGGAGCTGGCCACCCTGGGCCTGCCGAAGGGACTCTTCACCCACATCTTCCTCGACGAAGCGGCCCAGGCGATGGAGTGCGAGGCCATTATGCCGCTGGCGCTGGCGAACGATTCCACGCGGATCGTGCTGGCGGGAGATCACATGCAGATGAGTCCGGAGCTGTTCTCGGCCTTCGCCAAGGAGCGCAAGCTCCACATATCCCTGCTGGAGCGACTCTACGACCACTATCCATCGAACTTCCCCTGCAAGATCCTGCTCTGCGAGAACTATCGCGCCCACGAGGCCATCATCCGCTTCACCTCGGAGCTGTTCTACGAACAGAAGCTGGTGGCCTCCGGCAAGCAGCCGAAGCACGAGCGCTTCTATCCCCTGACGTTCTTCACCACCCGGGGCGAGGATGTCCAGGACAAGAACTCGACGGCCTTCTACAACAACGCCGAGGTGTACGAGGTGGTGGAGCGGGTGTCGGAGCTGCGGAAGAGATGGCCCAGTGCCTGGGGAAAGCTGAATGACACGAGCATCGGCATCATGACGCCCTACGCGGATCAGGTGTTCCGCATCCGATCCGAGCTGCGGAAACGGCGCATGGGCGGCATATCCGTGGAGCGAGTTCTCAATGTCCAGGGCAAGCAATTCCGAGCGGTCTTCCTGTCCACGGTGCGCACCCGCAGGACCTGCATGCCCCAGGGCAGTGGACCGGGCGCCGCCTCCTCGGCCAGCATTGGCGATGCGGACACGGACTACGGTTTCCTGAGCAACTCGAAGCTCCTCAACACGGCCATCACTCGTGCCCAGTCGCTGGTGGCGGTGGTGGGTGACCCGGTGGCTCTCTGCTCGATCGGACGCTGCCGGAAGGTTTGGGAGCGCTTCATCGAGATCTGTGACGAGCACAAGTCGCTGTTCGGTCTCACCTGGTCGAACCTCCGATCCCAGTTGGACGGCGTGGAGCTGAAGAGAGGCTATGTCCTGAATCCGCTGGCGCCCGAGTTTGTGCCGCGATCCCTTCAGCCGGAGGCCTACCTTAGGGAGCAGGCGGCTCTCTACCTGAACGGGCCCCAGCATGGTCATGGCGGCCACGGTCCACCAGGGCCGCCGGCCCACTTTGCCACTGCCGCTGGAATGCTAGGACCTGGCCCGGCGGCGGCTGCCCACCAGATGAACCAAATGGCAGCCGCCATGGCCGCCAATCACATGTACTCCATGATGGCGGCCGCCGCAGTGGGCGGAAAGATCGGCAACGGCCCGGGACCAGGAGCAGGACCGGGAGGACCCGGCTCAGGACCGCCCCCGCACTTTGGTAGTGGAgggggaggaggaggcggcggcggcgggcaTATGGGCATGCGAGGACCACCGCCTCAGGCGCCCCATTTGCGGGGTATGCCGGCTGGAGGACCACCGCCCAGTCAGCCGCccggaggaggagcaggcgGAGGAggaccaccaccaccgccataTGGACAGTACCCGGCTATGCAGCACTGGCGGCCACCGCAGCAGGGACAAAACCAAGGTCCCGGGCCGGGGCAACAGCCCCAGAACCCGAACGCCAGCCTGTGGGGACCGCCGCCGCAAACCAATCCCTGGAGCGCCCTGCCGCCCAACAAGCAGCCACAGCAACCGCCACCACCGCCAGTCAGCAACGCTGGACGAGGACCACCGCTCAACGCGAATCCATCGCTGCCACTCCGAGGCGGCAGTGTTCCGCCTCCGCCGCCGAACGCCTCGGCTGCCGCCCAGCTGCTGAGGAATCCCAGTGAGCTGGGCTACCTGGCCAAGAAGACCCTCTACAACCATGGTCAGGCGCCGCCCCATCACGGACTCTATGGCCTAGGGCCGCCACCCAACCcatcgcagcagcagcaacaggcgCAGCCGATGGGCGGTGGAATGCAGCGGGGGAGCAGTGTGCCCAATGGACCGATGTCGCCGATGGAGAACGGTCCTCCGCCCTATTTGCGGCACAACGGCAGTGGCTACAATCCGGGTGGACCTCCGCCGCCACCgtcgcagcagcaacagccgcCCGGGCCAAATCACTTCATGTACGCCGGCAAGCAGCCGTCACCGAGCTCCATGAGATTCCAGGAACTTTTGCCGCCGAACGTGAGCATCTACGAGATGGCGTTCAATCCGAAGGAGGAGCAATACAAGTGGTACCTAAAACTCCTGGAGACAGTGGGTCAGGACGGAGCCAACAAGTTTGCGGACATGCTTCGCCAGGTGATGGCCActctgcaacagcagcagcagcagcaacaacaacagcacaAGCCGCCGCAGCAGCCGATGGTGAACAATCCCATGCTGAACAATCCGCATGTCCAGCGGCCGCAGTACCCGATGATGTatccccagcagcagcagcaacagcagccgcagcagtcCGTGGATGCTTCTCCGCCGCTGGAGAACTTCAATCAGCAGATCGATTTGGTCTTCAACTCCATCATGAATGGTGGCAACGACATAGCACAGCCGATTCTAAGGGATGTCTTGGGCATGGTGGCGGGCAGCACCGGCAATCCCAACGGTCCTCCGATGAGCAATGGCCTCAATGGCGCCGATctccaacagcagcagcagcaaagcCGCCTGTTCGCCAtgatgcagcagcagcaacagcaacaacagcagcagcagcaacaacagcagcagcagcagcaacaagggAAGCCACCACAGGGTCCAGGTGGTCCAGCACCACCCGGACCATTGTATCCCAATCATATGGGCGGGCCGGGCCTCCACCAGCCGCCACCGCCCAACGGCAGTGGCAATAGTCTGGGCGGCGTCGGGAACTCCAACTTCATGGGCAATG CTGGAAGTGCTCTTCTCAACGACAAACCGTTCAACAACCTGAACATGCATAACAACTTGGCTGCCAGCGGAGTTGGAGGACTGGGAATCGGTGGCGGAGGAGTCGGTGGTCACAACGGAggacacaacaacaacaacaacggacTGCTGAGCAATGGCAACAGCTCGGTGCCGCTGTATCGCCGGCAGGCACTGGCCGGGAACGGAATCGGTGGCGGGAACAGCTACAACAACATGCCGGGCCTGAACTCGGGCACCAACCTGATCGAAGCCCTCTTCCAGGCCAACAACTCGCTGGTGGACCATGGGATCAAGTCGTCGGATCACATGCACGGCGTGCTCTTCAACAACTTCAATGCCCTGAAGGGCGGCCACGACGTGGATCTGTTCCAGGCCAATAACCCCCACGCAGACGGTGCCAGCAATCACCATCAGCAGTCGGGCTCTTCCTCGGCGACCACATATGCGGCGGTATTGAGTGGCGGTGGTGGACCGGCAGGACCCTCGCCGGGGCAATCGCAGCAGGCCGGCGGAGTAATCGGTGGGGCAGGAGGGGCGGTTGGCAAGTCCGGCCAGTCGGTgggtggtggcggcggcggtggtgaTCTCCTCGAGAAGGATCCCTTCGCCGCCATCAGGGAACTGGGCCAGGCCACGACGGGATTCTACAACTATTTTCAGTGA
- the LOC6507804 gene encoding uncharacterized protein LOC6507804, protein MERYNRVWRDPGSPLAPLTPLTSQAFSFDSVDDDVTPTGVGRSNTASRTALFRGLKSSHLQVPDRRHPGQGTTNRSLPGSTEPTRYSQAFMRTRSVFSPSGQNTHNRTSGSTSSTSISLDPQSREVRAAKIKQEILQGSRQTVTVKNDLSWLKKGSSSRKKESTMSPNPSSTYRRFKHSSPVEHPTLSPRVRSLLDRTGNEHLTELFTRQEIDLEVLIQLTLEDLEALGVRGAREVKIAMQIIQLAKQFFKA, encoded by the exons ATGGAACGTTACAATCGCGTCTGGAGGG ATCCCGGATCTCCGTTGGCGCCATTAACTCCACTTACCTCCCAGGCGTTCTCATTCGACAGTGTGGACGATGATGTAACGCCAACTGGGGTCGGAAGGAGCAACACCGCATCACGGACTGCCCTGTTCCGTGGCCTAAAGTCAAGCCATTTGCAAGTGCCAGACCGCCGGCACCCAGGACAGGGTACCACTAACCGGAGCCTACCAGGAAGTACCGAACCGACGCGTTATTCGCAAGCATTTATGCGCACGCGATCCGTGTTTTCGCCATCAGGTCAGAATACCCACAATAGAACCAGTGGCAGCACCTCCTCGACCTCCATTTCGCTTGACCCACAATCGCGGGAGGTGCGAGCCGCGAAAATTAAGCAGGAAATACTGCAAGGGTCGCGGCAAACAGTAACGGTGAAAAATGATTTGTCCTGGTTGAAAAAGGGGTCCAGTTCCAGAAAAAAGGAGTCCACTATGAGCCCTAATCCCAGTTCCACTTATAGACGCTTTAAGCACTCCTCCCCGGTGGAGCATCCCACCTTGAGTCCGCGGGTCAGATCCCTGCTGGACCGCACGGGAAATGAGCACCTCACTGAGCTGTTCACCCGCCAGGAGATCGACCTCGAGGTCCTCATCCAACTGACCCTTGAGGACCTAGAAGCTTTGGGAGTTCGCGGTGCGCGGGAGGTTAAAATTGCCATGCAAATTATTCAGCTGGCCAAGCAattttttaaagcttaa